Proteins encoded within one genomic window of Carboxydocella sporoproducens DSM 16521:
- the smc gene encoding chromosome segregation protein SMC, whose protein sequence is MLKRLEIQGFKSFADRVELAFNSGLTVIVGPNGSGKSNIADAIRWVLGEQSVKNLRGSRLEDVIFSGSVKRKPVGMAEVSLTLDNSNGRFPLEFNEITVTRRVYRNGESEFLINKTPCRLKDIHELFLDTGLGRDAYSIIGQGRVEEILNARPEDRRSIIEEAAGIVRYRMRKLEAEKKLQETEVDLVRVEDIISELEGQLEPLARQAEVAEKYLAYQREEQELEIGCLVRQGQQVREKLAELQCQVQELETAREEAAAALARVEASRQKFQRELEPLEAELQAIQDKYTSLLSEGEHTQGQLQVLSTQKQGRREQATLLRRQLEEIETELADSGETAAADALLVQQLEGKRQQLQSELAAVNERAESLQKELDTIRQALVSQKDSSAQALNELTRLEQQQTAGAIRLAGLREKIEHLRNQIQEIDRAITTWQAREKQSQKWQQELERGRQEHESRQVGLAQSRKEMEAELAQLEEIFNQKQQQWQLLASKARVLADMQQDYEGYQRAVRELLLRRQRGEPACQEICGVVAELLQVPQEYEIAVEVALGGALQYLVTETDQGAKQAIEYLKGHNLGRATFLPLNTVTASTLREEEKATLLKRPGVIGIAADLVSYAEKYRPVINNLLGRIIVCQDLDAALGLARATGFRYRIVTLAGDMLNPGGSLTGGSYQRRNANLLGRARELEEINQAAKQVNGEREELRKQIEKIRSSLRENQKQKEELETRTAELRLKLVEAQRDWQEARSRCQELEEQREQLLQNLESCQREYTQVERELDSLARKAAELETVRQETGNAIEAENIRLAEQEKALQNLMARQTELKVELAQVEQQLTGLKTIDVRQRLERRRRLQQLEQIQRDLAVLEQEGEALEQRKNELAEHWAKLQQETERVREKLLELRQKRQTMQIEERKLLELWQSSQERLQELERTAHQLELKRTRQEAEWENITQRLWDDFGMVFNQEQVIAYQGLDLKQAMRRIKELKALMAELGQVNIGAIEEYQRIQERYTFLQNQAQDLKEAKAALYDVIAEMEAIMAQRFAETFAQVAEHFSRVFTELFGGGQARLQLTDPENLLTTGVDIIAQPPGKKTQQLSLLSGGEKALTAISLLFAILEVRPSPFVVLDEIEAALDEANVARFAEYVKNFSDRVQFLAVSHRKGTMEAADILYGVTMDDSGSSKVLALEMTR, encoded by the coding sequence TTGCTAAAGCGCTTGGAGATTCAGGGGTTTAAGTCCTTTGCTGATCGAGTGGAACTGGCTTTTAACAGTGGTTTAACAGTGATTGTTGGTCCCAATGGCAGTGGTAAGAGCAATATAGCTGATGCCATCCGCTGGGTGCTGGGAGAGCAAAGCGTAAAAAACCTGCGCGGCTCTCGCCTGGAAGATGTGATTTTTTCCGGTTCCGTGAAGCGCAAACCGGTGGGTATGGCGGAAGTTTCCCTCACTCTGGATAACAGCAATGGCCGCTTTCCCCTGGAGTTTAATGAAATTACAGTAACCCGGCGGGTCTATCGCAATGGCGAGTCGGAGTTTTTGATCAATAAGACTCCCTGCCGCCTGAAAGACATCCATGAGCTGTTTCTGGATACCGGGCTGGGACGGGATGCCTATTCCATCATCGGTCAAGGCCGGGTGGAAGAAATACTGAATGCCCGGCCGGAAGACCGGAGGTCAATCATCGAGGAAGCTGCCGGGATTGTACGTTATCGCATGCGCAAACTGGAAGCGGAAAAAAAGCTGCAGGAAACTGAGGTTGACCTGGTCAGGGTGGAAGATATTATCAGCGAACTGGAAGGACAGCTGGAACCGCTGGCCCGACAGGCTGAAGTGGCGGAAAAATATCTGGCCTACCAGCGGGAAGAACAGGAGCTGGAAATCGGTTGTCTGGTAAGGCAGGGCCAGCAGGTGAGAGAGAAACTGGCTGAGTTGCAATGCCAGGTTCAGGAATTGGAAACAGCCCGGGAGGAAGCCGCTGCTGCCCTGGCCAGGGTGGAAGCGTCCCGGCAAAAGTTTCAGCGGGAATTAGAACCCCTGGAGGCGGAATTACAGGCTATTCAGGATAAATATACCAGCTTGCTTTCGGAAGGAGAACACACCCAGGGGCAGCTCCAGGTCCTTTCTACTCAGAAGCAGGGACGGCGGGAACAAGCTACCCTGTTACGACGTCAGCTGGAAGAAATCGAGACAGAGCTGGCAGACAGTGGTGAAACGGCAGCGGCTGATGCCCTGCTGGTGCAGCAGCTGGAAGGAAAACGTCAGCAATTGCAATCTGAGCTGGCCGCCGTAAATGAGCGGGCAGAGAGTTTGCAAAAAGAATTGGATACCATCAGGCAAGCCCTGGTTAGCCAGAAGGACAGCTCGGCTCAAGCTTTAAATGAGCTGACCAGACTGGAGCAACAGCAAACTGCCGGGGCAATTCGCCTGGCTGGTCTCAGAGAGAAGATTGAGCACTTGCGGAATCAGATACAGGAAATTGATAGAGCTATAACGACCTGGCAGGCCCGGGAAAAACAGAGTCAAAAATGGCAGCAAGAGCTAGAACGAGGAAGGCAAGAACATGAAAGTCGACAGGTTGGCCTTGCGCAGAGCAGGAAAGAGATGGAGGCAGAATTGGCCCAGCTGGAAGAGATTTTTAACCAGAAACAGCAACAATGGCAACTCCTCGCCTCTAAAGCCAGGGTCTTAGCTGATATGCAACAGGATTATGAAGGCTACCAGCGGGCAGTAAGAGAATTGTTATTGCGTCGCCAGAGAGGCGAACCCGCCTGCCAGGAAATCTGCGGAGTAGTGGCTGAGCTGTTACAGGTGCCCCAGGAATACGAAATTGCTGTTGAAGTGGCACTGGGCGGTGCTTTGCAGTATCTGGTAACAGAAACGGATCAGGGAGCCAAGCAAGCTATTGAATATCTGAAGGGCCATAACCTGGGTAGAGCCACTTTCCTGCCCTTAAACACTGTTACCGCTTCCACTTTACGAGAGGAGGAAAAGGCAACACTTCTCAAACGGCCAGGGGTAATTGGGATTGCGGCTGACCTGGTGAGTTATGCGGAAAAATACCGGCCGGTGATCAATAATTTATTGGGCCGTATTATTGTCTGCCAGGACCTGGATGCTGCTCTAGGGCTGGCCCGGGCCACCGGTTTTCGCTATCGGATTGTGACACTAGCCGGGGATATGTTAAACCCCGGGGGTTCTTTGACTGGTGGTTCCTATCAGCGTCGCAATGCCAATTTGCTGGGGCGGGCCCGGGAACTGGAGGAAATAAACCAGGCAGCTAAACAGGTCAACGGAGAGCGGGAAGAACTGAGAAAACAGATTGAGAAAATCCGCTCCAGCCTCAGGGAAAATCAGAAGCAAAAGGAGGAACTGGAAACCAGGACGGCAGAGCTAAGGCTCAAACTGGTTGAAGCCCAGCGTGACTGGCAGGAGGCGAGAAGTAGATGCCAGGAGCTGGAAGAACAGCGAGAGCAGCTGCTTCAGAATCTGGAGAGCTGTCAGCGGGAATATACTCAGGTCGAGCGTGAATTGGATTCTCTAGCCAGAAAGGCAGCCGAACTGGAAACAGTCCGACAGGAGACGGGTAATGCTATCGAAGCTGAAAACATCCGGCTGGCAGAGCAGGAAAAAGCATTGCAGAATCTGATGGCGCGTCAGACTGAGCTGAAGGTGGAATTGGCCCAGGTAGAGCAACAATTAACCGGTCTTAAAACTATAGATGTACGTCAGCGTCTGGAACGGAGACGGCGCCTTCAGCAGCTGGAGCAAATCCAGCGGGATCTAGCCGTACTGGAACAGGAAGGCGAAGCATTAGAACAAAGAAAGAACGAGCTGGCGGAACACTGGGCAAAACTGCAGCAGGAGACGGAAAGGGTCAGAGAAAAACTGCTGGAACTGCGCCAAAAGCGGCAAACCATGCAAATAGAGGAAAGAAAATTGCTGGAACTGTGGCAGTCCAGCCAGGAGCGGTTGCAAGAACTGGAACGGACTGCCCATCAGCTGGAGCTGAAACGTACCCGCCAGGAGGCCGAATGGGAAAATATTACCCAGCGCCTCTGGGATGACTTTGGCATGGTGTTTAACCAGGAACAGGTTATCGCCTATCAAGGTCTTGATTTGAAGCAAGCAATGCGCCGAATCAAGGAATTGAAGGCCCTGATGGCAGAACTGGGACAAGTCAATATCGGTGCGATCGAGGAATACCAGCGCATTCAGGAACGATATACTTTCCTGCAAAACCAGGCCCAGGACTTGAAAGAAGCCAAGGCTGCCCTGTATGATGTGATTGCCGAAATGGAAGCTATAATGGCTCAGCGTTTTGCCGAAACGTTTGCTCAGGTAGCTGAACATTTTAGCCGGGTATTTACGGAATTATTCGGGGGAGGTCAAGCCCGTTTGCAGTTGACTGATCCTGAGAATTTACTGACTACCGGGGTGGATATAATCGCTCAGCCACCGGGCAAAAAAACCCAGCAGCTTTCTCTGCTTTCCGGGGGAGAGAAGGCTCTGACTGCCATCAGCTTGCTCTTTGCTATCCTGGAAGTACGGCCTAGTCCCTTTGTGGTCCTGGATGAAATCGAGGCAGCCCTGGATGAGGCCAATGTTGCCCGTTTTGCTGAATATGTCAAAAACTTTAGTGACCGGGTACAGTTTCTGGCGGTTAGCCACCGCAAAGGGACAATGGAAGCGGCAGACATTCTGTATGGGGTCACTATGGATGATTCCGGCAGCAGTAAAGTTCTGGCCCTGGAAATGACCCGTTGA
- a CDS encoding hemerythrin domain-containing protein, which yields MAGLVDALKSDHAVILATLNKIKEVGISSKEGRDKLLEVKNLLLHHLQREDRELYPHLRRAAEVDISLRQTLELFAKDMDEISRLAMEFFQKYAQGGAGIEFARDFGRLYATLGERIRREENIIYVRFQQLEKK from the coding sequence ATGGCCGGGTTGGTAGATGCTTTGAAAAGTGATCATGCTGTGATTCTGGCGACCCTGAACAAAATTAAGGAAGTGGGCATATCCAGTAAAGAAGGACGGGATAAGCTTCTGGAAGTCAAAAACCTGCTACTGCACCATCTACAGAGAGAAGACAGGGAACTTTATCCCCATCTACGGCGAGCAGCAGAGGTTGATATCTCTTTGCGCCAGACTCTGGAGTTATTCGCCAAAGACATGGATGAGATTTCGCGGCTGGCTATGGAGTTTTTTCAGAAATACGCCCAGGGTGGGGCCGGGATCGAATTTGCGCGGGATTTTGGCCGTTTATATGCGACTTTGGGAGAAAGAATCAGGCGGGAAGAAAACATAATCTATGTTCGCTTTCAGCAATTAGAGAAAAAATAA
- a CDS encoding FAD-binding oxidoreductase, translating to MLEHKILEQLQEIVGTQNVLTKKTDLITYSYDATADMPRQLPDVVVLPATTEEVKRIVELARSNQLAIYPRGAGTNLSGGTIPLKRGIVLSFQRMNAILEVDADNLTATVQPGVIIQDLNNAVAKFGLIYPPDPGTVATATMGGSVSECSGGLRGLKYGVTKHYVMGMEVVLASGEVVRFGGKTVKNVTAYDFASLFVGSEGTLGIITEITVKLIPAPKYRRSLLALFDRLEDAGNTVSGIIRNHVIPATLEIMDKKTIETVENYAKVGLPTDVEALLLIEVDGMVPELVEAEAQVVLRVIQENNGKVRMAATDQEREQLWAARRAALPALAQLSPTTVLEDATVPRTRITDMLLAIQKIAEKYRLNIGTFGHAGDGNLHPTILADASNQEEMIRVHQAVDEIFAAALSMGGTLSGEHGIGIAKMKYLKDELGQPGLALMRRVKEALDPDYLLNPGKMVPLKGE from the coding sequence ATGCTGGAGCATAAGATACTGGAGCAATTGCAGGAAATAGTCGGTACCCAGAATGTCCTGACCAAAAAAACTGACCTGATCACTTACAGTTATGATGCTACTGCTGATATGCCCCGCCAGTTACCTGATGTGGTGGTCTTGCCGGCAACTACGGAGGAAGTAAAGCGGATAGTAGAACTGGCCCGGTCGAACCAGCTGGCTATCTATCCCCGGGGAGCCGGGACAAACCTGAGTGGTGGCACCATTCCCTTGAAAAGGGGGATAGTTCTTTCCTTCCAGCGGATGAATGCTATTCTGGAAGTGGATGCCGATAACTTAACGGCCACCGTTCAGCCGGGGGTCATTATCCAGGATCTGAACAATGCGGTGGCTAAATTTGGTCTGATTTATCCCCCCGATCCCGGGACAGTGGCTACTGCCACCATGGGCGGCTCGGTTTCCGAGTGTTCCGGCGGATTACGTGGCTTAAAGTACGGGGTGACCAAACACTATGTCATGGGTATGGAAGTAGTACTGGCCAGTGGTGAAGTGGTACGATTTGGTGGGAAAACAGTGAAAAATGTGACTGCCTATGATTTTGCCTCTCTGTTTGTAGGTTCAGAGGGTACTCTGGGCATTATAACTGAAATTACGGTAAAATTGATTCCGGCGCCCAAATATCGTCGTTCCCTGTTAGCCCTCTTTGATCGTCTGGAGGACGCCGGTAACACCGTTTCCGGGATTATTAGAAATCATGTGATTCCGGCAACCCTGGAAATTATGGATAAAAAGACGATTGAAACTGTAGAAAATTACGCTAAAGTCGGTTTGCCAACCGATGTAGAGGCGTTATTACTGATAGAAGTAGATGGGATGGTACCGGAATTGGTAGAAGCAGAAGCTCAGGTGGTTCTGCGGGTAATCCAGGAGAATAATGGTAAGGTGCGGATGGCTGCCACTGACCAGGAACGGGAACAACTGTGGGCAGCCCGGCGGGCAGCATTGCCAGCTCTAGCCCAGCTCAGTCCGACTACAGTGCTGGAAGATGCAACTGTTCCCCGGACGCGAATTACCGACATGCTGCTGGCAATTCAAAAAATTGCCGAAAAGTACCGGCTGAATATCGGTACTTTTGGACATGCCGGTGATGGCAATTTGCATCCCACCATTCTGGCGGATGCCAGCAATCAAGAGGAGATGATCAGAGTCCATCAGGCGGTGGACGAGATTTTTGCTGCTGCCCTCAGCATGGGCGGAACTTTATCGGGAGAGCACGGGATCGGTATAGCCAAAATGAAGTACCTGAAGGATGAACTGGGTCAGCCAGGGTTGGCCTTAATGCGTCGGGTAAAAGAGGCCCTTGATCCTGATTATCTGCTCAACCCCGGCAAAATGGTCCCATTGAAAGGGGAGTAA
- a CDS encoding L-lactate permease has translation MTWKMVIDPLNNIGLSALMAAVPILYMFWALAVKRMKGHIAGVTTVILAVLVAIFGYGMPAKLALLSTGYGMLYGLFPIAWIVVTAVYLYNITVKTGQFEIIKNSIASITDDRRLQALLIAFSFGAFLEGAAGFGTPVAISGAMLVGLGFNPLYAAGICLIANTAPVAFGGVGIPIIVAGQVTGIDAMAISQMVGRTLPFLSVMVPFYLIILMAGWKKMVEVWPAVLVSGASFAIAQWYSANYLSPMLPDIIASLVSIVALAAFLKVWKPPTTWRFADEAPSLGKEKLQYSAGQVLKAWAPFIILTIFITAWGLKPVKDALDYFGLVKFEIPGLHNMIIKGEKPMEAIFKLNYLSAAGTAILISAFVSIIMLGMPISEGIKTFFETLKTLRYPILTIASVLGFAYIANFSGMSITMGTALAATGKFFPFFAPFLGWLGVFITGSDTSANALFGKLQAVTADKIGVDPVVTVAANTSGGVTGKMISPQSIAVATAAVGLVGHEADLFRFTVKHSLIFATIIGVFVTLQAYVLTWMIPKYKMVEAAAAAAAQKVFPTLGATYLGYTVALVALVFILVLVMNRKKTA, from the coding sequence ATGACCTGGAAAATGGTGATTGATCCTTTAAACAACATCGGCCTCTCTGCATTGATGGCAGCTGTGCCCATTCTCTATATGTTCTGGGCTCTGGCTGTCAAGCGGATGAAGGGGCATATCGCCGGGGTCACAACAGTTATTCTGGCGGTACTGGTAGCGATTTTCGGTTACGGCATGCCTGCTAAACTGGCCCTTCTCTCAACGGGCTATGGTATGCTTTATGGTCTGTTCCCCATTGCCTGGATAGTTGTTACTGCTGTTTATCTCTACAACATTACTGTTAAAACCGGTCAATTTGAAATCATTAAAAACTCCATCGCCTCCATTACCGATGACCGGCGTTTACAGGCCTTATTGATTGCTTTTTCCTTTGGTGCCTTCCTGGAAGGGGCAGCTGGTTTCGGTACACCGGTGGCTATCTCCGGTGCGATGCTGGTCGGTCTGGGCTTTAACCCCCTCTATGCTGCCGGGATTTGTTTGATCGCCAATACTGCACCAGTAGCCTTTGGCGGTGTGGGTATTCCTATAATCGTAGCTGGACAGGTAACCGGGATTGATGCGATGGCGATTAGCCAGATGGTAGGCAGGACTTTGCCGTTCCTGTCTGTGATGGTACCTTTTTACCTGATTATACTGATGGCTGGATGGAAGAAGATGGTGGAAGTCTGGCCGGCGGTGCTGGTCAGCGGAGCTTCCTTTGCCATAGCCCAGTGGTATTCTGCTAACTACCTGAGCCCGATGTTGCCGGATATTATCGCATCTCTGGTATCCATTGTCGCTCTGGCTGCTTTTCTCAAAGTCTGGAAGCCGCCCACAACCTGGCGCTTTGCTGATGAAGCCCCCAGCCTGGGGAAAGAAAAATTGCAGTATAGTGCCGGGCAGGTTTTGAAAGCCTGGGCTCCCTTTATCATTCTGACCATCTTCATCACAGCCTGGGGCTTGAAGCCGGTTAAAGATGCTCTGGATTATTTCGGTCTGGTCAAGTTTGAAATTCCTGGCCTGCATAATATGATCATCAAAGGCGAAAAACCTATGGAAGCGATCTTTAAGCTCAATTATCTGAGTGCAGCAGGTACGGCTATCCTGATTTCGGCTTTTGTTTCCATCATTATGCTGGGCATGCCTATTTCCGAAGGGATCAAAACCTTCTTTGAAACCCTGAAGACTCTGCGTTATCCTATTTTGACCATAGCTTCCGTTCTGGGCTTTGCCTATATTGCCAACTTCTCTGGTATGTCCATTACCATGGGTACAGCTTTAGCAGCAACCGGTAAATTCTTCCCCTTCTTTGCACCTTTCCTGGGCTGGCTGGGTGTATTCATTACCGGTTCCGATACCTCGGCCAATGCTCTGTTTGGCAAACTGCAAGCAGTTACGGCCGATAAAATCGGCGTTGACCCGGTGGTCACAGTGGCCGCCAATACTTCGGGTGGGGTTACCGGTAAGATGATTTCTCCCCAGTCCATCGCAGTTGCTACTGCTGCCGTTGGTCTGGTTGGACATGAAGCCGATCTCTTCCGCTTTACGGTTAAACATTCCTTGATTTTTGCCACCATTATCGGTGTTTTTGTAACCTTGCAGGCATATGTACTGACCTGGATGATTCCCAAGTATAAAATGGTAGAAGCAGCGGCTGCTGCAGCTGCTCAAAAAGTATTCCCGACTCTGGGTGCGACTTACCTGGGGTATACAGTGGCACTGGTTGCTCTCGTTTTTATCCTGGTTCTGGTCATGAACCGGAAAAAGACAGCGTAA
- the acsA gene encoding acetate--CoA ligase, with protein MEKTEILAPSPGKHNLENYEEAYKNFRWEDVEKEFSWYTTGKVNMAYECVDRHCETWRKNKVALYYSDGVRDEKYTFQDMKFMSNKVANVLKKLGIEKGDRVFIFMPRSPELYFAVLGILKIGAICGPLFEAFMMDAVRDRMQDCDAVALFTTPKLMERVDLPNLPALKHVILVGAKDEDLTDPRFHSFEKLMEEASREFDIVWVDREDPMMIHYTSGSTGKPKGVLHVHNAMIQHYQTAKWVLDLQEEDIYWCTADPGWVTGTSYGIFGPWLNGASSVIRGGRFSPDDWYATIEKYGVTVWYSAPTAFRMLMAAGDELVKKYDLSSLRHILSVGEPLNPEVVRWGMKVFGIRIHDTWWMTETGGQLICNYPCMPIKPGSMGRPFPGVYAAIVDDQGNELPPYRMGNLAIRKGWPSMMRAIWKNEEKYKEYFRLEPWYISGDSAYKDEDGYFWFQGRVDDVINTSGERVGPFEVESKLVEHPAVAEAGVIGKPDPLRGEIIKAFISLREGYTWTPELEEDIKQFVKKGLAAHAAPREIEVRDKLPKTRSGKIMRRVLKAWELGLPTGDLSTMED; from the coding sequence ATGGAGAAAACTGAAATTCTGGCACCCAGTCCGGGTAAACACAACCTGGAAAACTATGAAGAGGCCTATAAAAATTTCCGCTGGGAAGATGTTGAAAAGGAATTTTCCTGGTATACTACCGGCAAAGTAAACATGGCCTATGAGTGTGTTGACCGCCACTGTGAGACCTGGCGCAAAAATAAAGTGGCTCTTTACTACAGTGATGGGGTACGGGATGAAAAATACACCTTCCAGGACATGAAATTCATGTCCAATAAGGTTGCCAATGTTCTGAAGAAGCTGGGCATTGAAAAAGGAGATCGGGTCTTTATCTTTATGCCGCGCAGTCCGGAACTATATTTTGCTGTACTGGGCATTCTTAAGATCGGCGCCATTTGCGGTCCGCTGTTTGAAGCCTTTATGATGGACGCAGTACGGGACCGGATGCAGGATTGCGATGCGGTTGCCCTCTTCACTACTCCTAAACTGATGGAACGGGTGGACTTGCCCAATTTGCCAGCATTAAAGCATGTAATCCTGGTTGGTGCCAAAGATGAGGACTTAACCGATCCCCGTTTCCATAGTTTCGAAAAGCTGATGGAAGAGGCTTCCCGGGAATTCGATATTGTCTGGGTAGACCGGGAAGACCCGATGATGATCCACTATACCTCAGGTTCTACCGGCAAGCCCAAAGGGGTATTGCATGTCCATAATGCCATGATTCAGCATTATCAGACAGCCAAGTGGGTACTGGACCTGCAGGAAGAGGATATCTACTGGTGTACCGCTGACCCTGGCTGGGTAACCGGTACTTCCTACGGGATTTTTGGGCCCTGGCTCAATGGCGCTTCCAGTGTGATTCGGGGTGGCCGGTTCAGTCCTGATGACTGGTATGCGACTATCGAAAAATATGGGGTAACTGTCTGGTACAGTGCTCCTACCGCTTTCCGGATGTTGATGGCAGCGGGTGATGAACTGGTCAAGAAATATGACCTGTCCAGTCTGCGTCACATTCTTTCCGTCGGTGAACCTCTTAACCCCGAAGTAGTTCGCTGGGGGATGAAGGTCTTCGGTATCCGCATCCATGATACCTGGTGGATGACTGAAACTGGCGGTCAATTGATCTGTAACTATCCTTGCATGCCCATCAAGCCCGGTTCTATGGGCAGACCTTTCCCGGGAGTCTATGCGGCGATTGTAGATGATCAGGGGAATGAATTGCCTCCCTATCGAATGGGTAACCTGGCCATTCGTAAAGGCTGGCCTTCCATGATGCGGGCCATCTGGAAGAATGAAGAGAAATACAAGGAGTATTTCCGCCTGGAGCCCTGGTATATTTCCGGCGACTCCGCCTACAAAGACGAAGATGGCTATTTCTGGTTCCAGGGCCGGGTTGATGATGTCATCAACACCTCCGGTGAACGGGTTGGTCCTTTTGAGGTTGAGAGCAAACTGGTAGAACATCCGGCTGTGGCAGAAGCAGGGGTTATCGGTAAACCCGATCCGCTGCGGGGTGAAATCATCAAGGCCTTCATCTCTTTACGGGAAGGCTATACCTGGACACCGGAATTGGAAGAAGATATTAAGCAATTTGTTAAAAAAGGTCTGGCAGCTCATGCTGCGCCCAGAGAAATTGAAGTACGGGATAAACTGCCAAAGACCCGTTCCGGTAAAATCATGCGGCGGGTACTGAAAGCCTGGGAACTGGGCCTGCCCACCGGTGACCTTTCTACAATGGAGGATTAA
- a CDS encoding elongator complex protein 3, whose amino-acid sequence MAKQHILPLFIPQLGCGQACSFCNQHTITGRVKPLLPEDLPGLLPAGPEPVELALYGGSFTALPLKVQVAWLESLQPWRQRGKISTIRLSTRPDAINLEQMLWLKSYGVTTVELGVQSLDDQVLARAGRRYRAADVITAILAGHVAGLKIGIQLLPGLPGETPQTAVAGARRLAAVAPDLVRIYPLVVLAGTPLARELEAGTFQPWDFALAVDTAARLKIIFQSRGIPVIRIGLQPGQDLVPGSSVLAGCYHPALGQIVDSRIFLWLLESLLQQGVDPNQPLFVNPRDFSNLRGQHGVNLCYLSRKFNIKPRILGDGSLPRGTIRWGDKLIDWSDEALVAKALGDSGV is encoded by the coding sequence ATGGCGAAACAACATATTTTGCCCCTTTTTATTCCGCAGCTGGGCTGTGGACAGGCTTGCAGTTTTTGTAACCAGCACACTATAACTGGCCGGGTCAAACCTCTTTTACCAGAGGATTTGCCCGGCCTTTTACCCGCTGGACCGGAACCGGTGGAACTGGCTCTATATGGTGGCAGTTTCACTGCCCTGCCTTTAAAAGTGCAGGTGGCCTGGTTGGAGAGCCTTCAGCCCTGGCGGCAGCGGGGCAAAATCAGCACTATCCGCCTCTCCACCCGGCCGGATGCCATTAACCTTGAGCAAATGCTATGGCTGAAGAGCTACGGGGTCACCACGGTGGAGCTGGGAGTGCAGTCTCTGGATGACCAGGTGCTGGCCCGGGCAGGCAGGAGATACAGGGCAGCCGATGTTATTACAGCCATTCTCGCCGGGCATGTTGCTGGTTTAAAAATCGGTATCCAGCTTTTGCCGGGGCTGCCGGGAGAGACACCCCAAACTGCAGTGGCAGGAGCCAGACGACTGGCAGCGGTAGCTCCTGACCTGGTCAGAATTTATCCTCTGGTAGTGCTGGCCGGGACGCCGCTGGCCCGGGAGCTGGAGGCCGGCACCTTTCAGCCCTGGGATTTTGCCCTGGCGGTGGATACAGCGGCCAGGTTGAAAATTATTTTTCAATCCCGGGGCATTCCGGTGATCCGGATAGGGTTACAGCCTGGTCAGGATTTGGTGCCTGGTAGTAGCGTGCTGGCTGGCTGTTATCATCCGGCATTAGGACAAATTGTCGATAGCCGGATTTTCCTCTGGTTGCTGGAAAGCTTGCTTCAGCAGGGAGTAGATCCTAACCAGCCCCTATTTGTCAATCCTCGTGATTTTTCTAACCTGCGGGGTCAGCATGGTGTTAATCTTTGTTACTTAAGCAGGAAATTTAACATAAAACCACGAATTTTAGGAGATGGCTCTTTGCCGCGGGGAACAATTCGGTGGGGAGATAAGTTGATAGACTGGAGTGATGAAGCCCTTGTTGCTAAAGCGCTTGGAGATTCAGGGGTTTAA
- the rnc gene encoding ribonuclease III has product MQGDPRALAALVEQLGFTWNKPELLTIALTHTSYANERKQRQEHNQRLEFLGDAVLELVVSDYLYNTYPDYPEGVLTKIRAASVCEPSLAAVARRLNLGQCLAMGKGEEKSGGRERPAALADAFEALTGAIYLDQGFTRARAFVLQQLKDTIDHYAAQGGQHGDFKSELQEWIQQYTQQELHYTLLKEEGPDHNKVFTAGVSIGGQVWGVGQGKTKKEAEQEAAHEALIKLRDQGAWKGLKK; this is encoded by the coding sequence ATGCAGGGAGATCCACGCGCTCTTGCGGCTCTGGTAGAACAACTGGGCTTTACCTGGAATAAACCTGAATTGCTGACCATTGCCTTAACCCATACTTCCTATGCCAATGAACGCAAGCAGAGACAGGAACACAACCAGCGGCTGGAGTTTCTGGGAGATGCGGTGCTGGAACTGGTGGTCAGCGATTACCTGTATAATACCTATCCTGATTACCCGGAAGGGGTACTGACCAAAATCCGGGCTGCTTCGGTCTGTGAGCCTTCTCTGGCCGCTGTGGCCCGGCGCTTGAATCTAGGACAGTGCCTGGCAATGGGTAAGGGAGAAGAAAAGAGTGGAGGCAGGGAAAGGCCTGCCGCTCTGGCCGACGCCTTTGAAGCTTTGACCGGTGCGATCTATCTTGATCAAGGCTTTACACGGGCCCGGGCCTTCGTATTGCAGCAGCTGAAGGATACAATAGATCATTATGCAGCCCAGGGTGGACAGCACGGGGACTTTAAGTCCGAGTTGCAGGAATGGATTCAGCAATACACCCAGCAGGAACTGCATTATACTCTGCTAAAGGAAGAAGGACCGGACCATAATAAAGTTTTTACCGCAGGTGTGAGTATCGGCGGGCAAGTTTGGGGCGTGGGCCAGGGTAAGACCAAGAAGGAAGCAGAGCAGGAAGCAGCCCATGAAGCCCTGATTAAGCTGCGGGATCAGGGTGCCTGGAAAGGATTGAAGAAATAA